From the Ilumatobacteraceae bacterium genome, the window CCGGAACCGGTGTCGATGCCGACCAGAGCGACCGATTTCCGGAGGTCCTCGACGTCGTGGCGACCCGCGACGACGCGACGGGCACGTGGAGCTTCGCGGTCACGATCTCCTCGCCGTACGACACGCCCGAGCGGTACGCCGACGGCTGGCGGGTCCTCGGGCCCGACGGCACCGAGTTCGGCGTCCACACGCTCACCCACGATCACGCCACCGAGCAACCGTTCACCCGCACCCAGACCGGCGTCGAGATCCCGACCGACGTCGATGAGGTGACCATCGAAGGACGCGATCTCGTCAACGGTTTCGGTGGCCCGACCTTCACCATCGATCTCCAGGCAGGAACCCCATGACCGACGACACCACGCCGACCTTCGACACCGGCGACGACATCCGTTTGATCGGCCGACTGATCGGCGACGTCCTCCGCGAGCAGGCGGGCGACGACGTGTTCGACCTGGTCGAGGAGGTCCGCCGCACCGCGGTTCGGGGCCGCCGGGCCGGCGAGAACCCGATCGCCGCGCTCGCGGCGCGCCTCGACGACGCCGATGTCAACGATCAGCTCCACCTCATCCGTGCGTTCGGCTGGCTGTCGCTGCTCGCCAACACCGCCGAGGATCTCCACACCGAACGACGCCGCCGCTTCCATCGCGACAGCGGCTCTGGTTCGCAGGAGGGCAGCGTCGAAGCCGGCCTCGACCGCATGCTCGCCGACGGCGTCGACGCCGAACGCATCGCCGACGAACTGGCCGACCTCCGGGTGTCGCCGGTGATCACCGCCCACCCGACCGAGGTCCGCCGCCAGACGGTGCTCGACCACGTCGACGCCGTGTCGACGTTGCTCGCACGGCGGGCCCGAGCGGGCGACAGTCCGAGTGAGCTGGCCGAGATCGACGACCGTCTCCGGCTCGAGGTTCTCACGCTCTGGCAGACCGCCGAGGTGCGCCTCTCGAAACTCCGCGTCCGCGACGAGATCAACGAGGCGCTCCGCTACTACCGGTCGAGCATCTTCGCCACGGTGACCAAGTTGCAGACCGACGTCGAAGAACTCGCGGAACAACGACTCGGTCGCACGCTCTCGGTACCGAACGCGATCTCGATGGGGTCGTGGATCGGAGGCGACCGCGACGGCAACCCGTTCGTCACCGCCGACGTGCTGCGGTTGGCGGTCGAGATGCAGGCCGGCGTCGCGTTCGAACACCACCTCTCGACGCTCCACGAGCTGTCGCGTGAGCTGTCGATGTCGGCTCGGCTGATCACCCCGACCGAGGCGCTCGTCGAGCTCGCCGACGCCTCGCACGACGACTCGCCGTTCCGCGCCGACGAGCCGTATCGCCGCGCGCTCCGCGGCATCCATGCCCGGTTGTGGGCGATGGCGTCATTGGTGATCGACGATGTGCCCGGGCCACTCCCCCACGCCGACCTGGAGCCGTACGCATCTGCCGATGCCGTCTCCGCCGACCTCGGCATCGTCATCGAATCGCTCCACTCCCACGGAGCGGGGATGCTCGCGGACCAACGGGTTGCGCCGCTCCGTCGGGCGCTCGACACGTTCGGCACCCACCTCTGCGGACTCGACATGCGCCAGAACTCCGCCGTGCACGAGGTGGTGGTCGACGAGCTGTTCCGGGTCGGCGGCGTCACCGCCGACTACCTCTCGCTCGACGAAGCGGCACGGATCGACGTCCTCACCGCCGAACTCGCCAGCCCCCGTCCGCTCACCACCCCGTATGCGAACTACTCGGACATCACCCGGAGCGAGTTGGCGGTCGTGACCGAAGCCGCGTCGGCGCACCGCCGCTTCGGAGCCCGCTCGATCCCCCACTACGTGATCTCGATGGCCGAGTCGGTGAGCGACGTGCTCGAGGTCGCGGTGCTGCTGAAAGAGGTCGGCCTCATCCGCATCGACGGCGAGACCGGGAAGCTGTCGAGCGCGCTCGACATCGTGCCGCTGTTCGAAACGGTCGCCGACCTCCGCGCCGCCGACACGACGCTCGTCCAGATGTTCGAGCACGAGCGGTACGGCCAGATCGTCGAGAGCCGGAACCGCTGGCAGGAGGTCATGATCGGTTACTCCGACTCGAACAAGGACGGCGGCTACGTCACGTCACAGTGGGAGCTGTACCGGGCGCAGCGGGCCCTCGTGGCTGCCGCCGAACGATGCGACACCCGCCTCCGGCTGTTCCACGGACGCGGGGGCACGGTCGGACGTGGCGGCGGCCCTGCCTATCAGGCGATCCTCGCCCAGCCCCCTGGGTCGGTACACGGCCAGCTCCGCATCACCGAGCAGGGTGAGATGGTGGCGGCCAAGTACGCGCAGCCCGCGTCGGCGCGTCGCAACCTCGAGACGTTGCTGTCGGCCACCCTCGAGGCGAGCTGTCTCGACGCCGACGATCTCGGCCCCGATCACGACCGATTCGTCGACGCCACCCAGGAGCTCTCCGACCTCGCGTTCAACCGGTACCGGGCGTTGCTCGACGGGCCGGCCGACTTCGTCCGGTTCTTCCAGGCGATCACGCCGATCAACGAGATCTCCAGCCTCAACGTCGGGAGCCGACCGGCCAAGCGCAAGAACTCCAACCGGATCGAAGACCTCCGGGCGATCCCCTGGGTGTTCGGATGGAGCCAGTGCCGGCTCAACATCCCCGGATGGTTCGGCGCAGGCACCGCGTTCGAGTCGTTCGCCACCGACGACGACCGACTCGCGCTCCTCCACGAGATGCACGACCGTTGGCCGTTCTTCCGGGCGATGCTCAACAACATGGGCATGGTGCTCGCCAAGACCGACATCGAGGTCGGCCGCAAGTACGCCGACGCGCTCGTCGACGATGCCGAACTCCGCGACACGGTCTTCGGTCAGATCGAGGCCGAGCACGACCTCGCCCGCACGTGGCACGCTCGACTGACCGGGTCGGACGATCCGCTCGTCGACAACCCGGCGCTCGCACGGAGCATCCGGAACCGGTTCCCGTACCTCGATCCGTTGCACGTCATGCAGATCGAACTGCTCCAGCGGCACCGGGCCGGTTCGGACGACGACCGGGTCGGGCGCGGCATCCAGCTGACGCTCAACACGATCGCCACGGGCCTGCGCAACAGCGGCTGAACGGAGCGAACCCGGTGCGCCCGGATCGGTTTCGGCGGGGAGCCGACGCGGGTACGGTCGGGGCATGAGCGATCACCGGATCAGCATCACGTACTGCGTCCCTTGAGACTATTCGGAGCGCGCCGTGGGCGCTGCACGAGATCTCCTGCACGACTACCAGCACATCATCAGCGAGTTGTCGCTGGTGACGGGGTCGAAAGGAGTGTTCGATGTCGTCGTGGACGGCCGGACTCTGTACTCGAAGCACGAGACCGGCCGCCACGCCGAACCACTTGAAGTGTTGACGCTCTTTCGGGAGCAGTACGCCACCGACGTCACGCCGTACGAGCGCTAGAACTCAGCGCCCGTGGTCAACAGGTGTCAACCGTCGTCGTGGATCAGACGACCTTGACGCCGACCGCTTCCGGACCCTTGCGTCCGGCTGCGATCTCGAACTCGACCTGCTGACCGTCGAGGAGGGTGCGACGCCCGGTGCCTTCGATGTTGCTGAAGTGCACGAACACGTCGTCACCGTCGTCGCGGCTGATGAAACCAAAGCCCTTCTGATCGTTGAAGAACTTCACTGTGCCGATGGCCATTGCTTACTGCTTTCTGTATTCGCCGATCACCACCGCGGCGACCGACATTCACCTGAACGTTACCCAGCCGGTGTGATGTTTGCTCGTCGCGGCGCCGTCCCGACCGAGTGCGTCGTCCACCTCACACCCCTGGATCTCGTCGCCGACCCTCCGCCGACACGGCGGTCACCAGTTCGTCGGACCGCTGATCCGGTCCGCCACGTCGGCGCCGTCGGGGATGAAATGCACCACGTACGAACGTCGGGTCGTCTCCGGCCGACGGATCGCCTGCCCACCGTGGATCAGCATCCCGTGCCAGAACAGCACGTCGCCCTTGCGCGCCAGGAAGGTGTGCTCGGCGAATCCGGCGGACTCGGTGGCAACGTGCGCGTTGTAGGCCGCCGATGTCGTCGGATCGGCCGTCCGCAGGTTCACCATCGGGTAGCTGCCGAACCCGTCGAACAGTTCGCGACGGTGTGATCCGGGGTAGTACACCAGCGGGCCGGAGCCTTCCACGATGTCCTCGCAGGCGATCCATGCACCGCAGATCAGGTTCGGCACGCCGAGGTGGAACACGGCCGTGTCCTGGTGCAGCGCCTGCGTGCTGCCGTTGTGGAAGTTGATGCTGTAGTTGGCCCGGCTGTCGACGCCGAGGATCATCGACGCGATCCGACGCAACTCGGGGTGCTGACGCACGGCATCGGCGGCAGCGGAGTGTTGGTAGAACCCGTGGATCCGCCAACTCGACCGGTCACGAACCGCCACCCGCTCGGCGGGCTCGAGCGCCAGCAGGTCGCGATGGTCGGTGTTCGGCCGATGACCGTCGGGCATCACGAGGTCGTGCAGCACGGCGCTCGGCGCGAGGTCGTCGTCGACGAACAAGCGGTCGAGGTCGTCCACCATGTGATCGATCAGGTCGTGCGGGACGACGTTCTCGACGATCGCATACCCGTCGCGCACCCACGACTGCAGCACGCGACGATCGTCCGGCCGGTTCGCCCGTGCGTCGATCTGCTCGAGCGCGTCGGGTTGGTCGAACCACGCAACATCGGGCAGATGCGGCGGTCGTCGACCTCCCGTGAGGCGGTCGGCGAGTCGTCGGATCGGCGCCAGGACTCCCATGTCGACGAAGCTAGTCGGCCGGCGCGACACCTCGCCCGAACACGCCCTCCCAGCAATACCCGACCAAGCTGGTCGGATTCATCGGAATATCGATTAGGCTTCGCTCACCCATCGTCGTTCGACCCATCGGAGACAACATGAGCGACACTCTGATCCGGCCCGCCGAGGTGAGCCACCACGACATCATCGAACCCCGCTGGTGGCAGGGAACGCCCGCGGTCGACCCGATGGCGTACCAGGTCGACCGGACCGAGTTCGCGATGGATGCGAGCGACCTCGATCCCGATGGCGCCCTCGCCCGCCGGATGCGTGATACCTTCCGCGACGTCGGCTTGGTGCGCCTCGTGAACACCGGGCTCACCGATCACTCCGACATGCGGGCGTTCGCCCAGCTCGTCGTCGACGCCGAGATGCCGTACGAGGGAGGCGCGAATCCGCGCGACGCTCTCGAGCCGAACGTGTTCGAGATCGGCGCTCCCCTCCCTGCATGGCTCCACTACCACCACGAGATGGCATACGTCGGCACCAGCACCAAGATGGTGGCGTTCCTGTGCAAGCGCGAACTCCCGGGGCGCGGCGCCACGTTCGTCTCCGACAACCTCCGCGTGACCGACGCTCTGCTCGCCACCGAGTTCGGCCAGAAGCTCGCCCGGCTCGGCATCTGTTACCGGCGCGACCTCACCGACCGCGAGGCGTTCAACGGTCGCGCCCCCGTCGGCGTGTACAACCATTGGCAGCAGTCGCTGGGCACCGACGATCCGGCCGAGGCCGAGCGACGGGCACGGTCGAAAGGACTCCAGACCTCGTGGGGCCCCGATCGGCTGCTGCGCACGCGCTACTACGTCTCGGCATTCGAGTACTTCCCGCAGCTCGATCGCAACGTGCTGTACAGCAGCGTCGCCGACCACGCGATGTGGTTCGACACCTGGCCGTTGGTCGAGCAACTCCCGCCCGATCAGCGACCGCTCTGGATGACCTTCGGCGACGACACCGACTTCACGATCGACGAGCTGCGGCAGTTCGTCGAGGTCTACGACCGGTTCGGTTCGCCGATCGACTGGCGCGTCGGCGACGTCGGGGTGATCTGCAACTACCGGTTCGCTCACGGGCGTCCGTCGATCGTGCTCGGCGAGCACGAGGAACGCGAACTCGGTGTGCTGCTGGGCGAGCCGTTCCAGCGGGTCGGCCACCTTGGCGACAAGTGGTGAGCGGCGTCACACTGGCCACATGATCGTCGTCCTCGCCTCGAACGAACCGCCGCGTCTCACCGACCTCGATCGGCTCGACCGGTTGCACGCCGAACTGCACGGCGCACTCGACGCAGCCCAGCTCGGCGACCTGTGCGAACCCGCCGAGGACGAGCACGTGTGGCTCGACGTCGCCCGGGCCCGCGCCAACGGTGTCGAACGCTCGTCCGACGCGACGTTCGGCGAGAACTTCGACGCCATGATCGGCTACGCGGCGAGCAAGGGCTGGCTCAACGACGCCGGGACCCACGTGCGCGCCCATGTCGAGCCCGCCGACTGACCCTGTCCGGCGACGGTCTCGACCCCGCGCCGACCGGCTCGATACCATCGTCGCCGTGCCCACCGACCGTCAGACCCTGAACCTCGTAGCCGCCGTGCTCTGCGGAGTCGGCAGCCTGGCCGCCCTGATCGACGGGTGGTCATCCGGCGGCCTCGGCAATCGGACGTCGCGTGCGGGCATCCTGTCGGGCCTGTTCGGCACCGTCGGCTCGATCGCGTGGGCCGTCTCGGCGTTCCAGGACCGCCAGGAATCGCGTGGCGAGACCGACCTCGCCTGAGCCACCCGCCGCTCCACGCCCAGCACCGGGCATCGGCCTCGGGCGCCTCGTCCTGCCCGTCTATCTCCCGGTCATCGCCGGGACGATCGGTGTCGCGGTCCTCGTTCCGGTCCTGCCGCTCTACCTGAAGGACTCGGGCCTCTCGCTCCGCACGACATCGGTCGTACTCGCCGCGGTCGGTCTCGGCGCCGCGGTCGGCAGCCTGCCTGCCGGCTCCTTGCTCGCACGTTTCGGTGAGCGACGTGTGCTGTTCGTCTCGCTCGGAGCGCTCGCCGCCAGCACGGCACTGCTCGGCTTCACGACGGCGGTCGTCGCGCTCGTAGCGCTCCGGATGGCTGCGGGCGCCTCCAACGTCGCGCTGCGTCTCTCACGCCAGACCTACATCGCACGCCGTGTCCTCGGCGAGCACCGTGGGCGCTCGATGGCGATGATCGGCGGTTCGTTCCGGTTCTCGCTGCTCGTCGGACCGCTGCTCGGCGGGTGGCTGGTCGACACGTCCGGATTCGCGACGACGTTCGTGGTCGCCGGAGGCTTCGCCGCGCTCGGCGTGATCCCGCCCCTGATCAGCGGCCCGCGCCACCTCGCTCCACGCACCGACGTGGTCGCCGTCCCCCAGTTCGGAGTGGTCGACGCGATGCGGACCCATTGGCGCCTCCTCCTCGTCGCCGGTGTCGTCCCGCTGCTGGTGATGACCGCACGGGAAGGCCGGTTCGTCGTGCTCCCCCTGATCAGCGACGACCTCGGGCTCAGCCCGACCGCCGTCGGGGCGGTGATCGCGGTCGGCACCGGCGCCGATCTCCTCCTGTTCCCCGTCGCCGGGTTCGTGATGGACCGCTTCGGACGCCTCGCTGCCATGGTGCCGGCGTTCGGCACCATCGCCGTGGGCCTCCTCATGCTGGCAGCAGCCGGCTCGACCACGTCGGTCGTGGTCGCCGGTGCCGTGATCGGCATCGGCAACGGCCTGAGTTCCGGCACGATGCTCACGCTCGGCAGCGACCTCGCTCCCGCGGATGCGACCGGGCCGTTCCTCGCGGGGCTCGCCGCGATGCAGGACGCCGGGAGGGTCACCGGTCCGCTGCTCGTCGGCGTCATCGGCGCCGGTGCCGGGTTGGGCGTCGCATCGGTTGCGCTCGCGGCCGTGCTGGTCGGCGCCGTGTTGTGGCTGGTGCTCGTGATCGGCGAGACCGGCGGCGTGCCGGCCCCGGCCCGCTGACCGTGAGGTCGGGGTCAGCGACGCTTCTTGCGCTTCGGTGGCCGCTTCGGCTGCGGCATCGTGCGCGACGACACCGGCGCCGCAGGACCCTTCTGGTACCGGTGTTCGCGGAACCACAGGTTGCATGCCCACTTCTCGCCCGACTCGACGGGCAGACCGCCGTGCAGCGAGTGCGGGTGTCGGTCGCTGGTCCCGGGAACGAGGTTGTGGAACAGGCACAGCCGGCCGGGCACCGCCTCGACTTCCACGTCGAGTTTCGGGAAGCCGGTCGCGCCGCCGGCCGGCACCTCGTTGAGGTACATCAGCGCCGTGACGAGTCGGTTGCCGCCGCGGGCGGTCTTCTCCTTACCCTTCGGCGTGTCGATGTCCCACGCGTCGAAGTGCGGTTTGTACTGCTGCGTCTCACCGTAGTGGACGACCTGCAGCGACTCCGCGTGGGTGGTCGGCAGGCCGACGAGGTCGCCGACCCGCTTCACCAGGCCGCGGATGATCGGCGTCTGGTTGTGCTTCACCCATCCGACGCTGCCCGTGCGCTTCTCGCTGGTCGCGTTCTTGCCGAGCCGGCTGACCTTGGCCTCGCTCATGTTCGGGGACCCGAGTTCGACGATGTGCTCCCGTTCGATGTCGCTCAGGAAGTCGTCGATCACCCAGACGAGTGGGTCGTCGGCGACGGGGACGCCGAGTTCGTACTCCGACTTGAGCAGTGTGACCATGCCTTCAGTGTCGCAGATCCGCCCGTCCCGGGGCGGGCGAGTCGCCGCCTGGCCGAGTCGCCAGCGGCGTCGGCGTGGTGACAAGCTCACCGCATGGGCGACTTCATCGACACCGGCTCCGACGACCTGTTGGCGCGCGTCGACGGCAACGTCGGCATCATCACGTTCAACCGACCGGAACGACGCAACGCCCTGTCCGAAGGCGTCTACCGCGGCTTCGACGCGGCACTCCCGGTGATGGCCGACGACCCCGAGGTCCGCGTCGTGCTCGTCACCGGTGCTGGTGGAGCCTTCTGCGCCGGCGGCGACGTCAAGGGGATGCACGAGGCCAACCAGACCGGCACGGATCGACCGGGTCGGCCGAGCGGCGTCGAAGATCAAGTCGCTCACCTCCGCAAGCTGCAGCGGGCGGTGTCGCTCGCGCTGCATCAGCATCCGAAGCCGGTCGTCGCCGCGCTGCCCGGGGCTGCAGCCGGTGCCGGCCTGTCGATCGCACTCGCCGCCGACATCCGGCTGGCCGCCGAGCGGGCCATCCTGGTCACCGCATTCGCCAACGTCGGCGCCTCCGGCGACTTCGGTGGGTCCTGGCTCCTCACCCAACTGGTCGGTCCGGCCAAGGCGAAGGAGTTGTACTTCACGTCGCCTCGGCTGACGGCGCGGGAAGCCGCCGACCTCGGTCTCGTCAACCAGGTCCTGCCCGACAAGGGCTTCGACGAGGCAGCACTCGAGTGGTGCCGGAACCTGGCCCGCCAGGCGCCGATCGCTCAGCGGTTGATGAAGGAGAACCTCAACCGTGCGTTGCACTGCGATCTCGCCACGGCACTCGACGCCGAGGCGACCAACATGGTGCGGTCGATGAGCACCGCCGACCATCGTGAGGCCGCGGCGGCGTTCGTCGAGAAGCGCTCGCCGAACTTCACCGGCCGGTGACGACCTCGAAGCGGCAGTTGCAGATCGTGGTCGTCCCGACCTGATCGGCACGGTCGGTTCGCAGCTCGACTCCGCACACGCCCTCACCCCGGTCACCCGCTCGGACGAACCGGATTTCACCGCCGTCGGGCAGGGCGATCGTGCCGTCGATCGCCTCGCAGCCGAGCACCTCGGACCAGCGCTCCGACATCGCCGTCGGTTCGAGCGCCTCGATCTCGACTGCGACGATCTCGTCGACGGCATCGTCGCGGACGTGGTCGCGCCACATCGGTCCGGCCCACTGCCACTCGCCCCACGTGTCGGCCCGGTCGACCGACAGGATCGCTCCACCGATGTCGGCCGGGTGCAGGTGCAGACCGACGATGCCGACGTCCGCCGCCTCGAAGACGACCCGAACACCGTGCTCGTCGAGGCGTCGGCGGAGTGGTTCGAGGTCGTCGACCTCGAGGATCACCATGTAGCCGCTGTCGCCGCCGCGCTTGTCGATCAGCCGACCGGCCGTGGTGCCCGGCTGTGTCGGCGAGACGACTTCGAGGAACTGGTCCCCGACCGCGTAGAGGGCGTTGCGGAGCCCGAACGTGGCGACGCCCGGGTCCCGATGACAGAGCTCGAGCCCGAGTTCACGTTCGATCCGGTCTTCGGCTGCGGCGAGGTCGCTCGCCACCATCGCGATCTGTCGGAGCCTCATGCGCATGCCGCGAGTCTGTCCGAGTGCGGCTGCGCCGATCGAGGCAGGGCTGGCAGACTGGCGGGATCGACACCGTCCGCATCGACCAGTGGCTGCACGCCGTCCGGCTCACGAAGACCCGCGCCGAGGCCGCGGCGGCCTGCCGAGGCGGCCACGTCGACGTGAACGGCAAGGCGGTCAAGCCGTCGGCGACGGTGCAGCTCGGCGACCGGGTCGAGGCCTACCTCCACCAGCGCCGTCGGATCGTGGTCGTCGATCGGCTCCTCAAGAAGCGTGTCGGCGCGGCGGTCGCCGTCGAGTGCTACACCGACCACAGTCCGCCGCCACCCGAGCGCGAGGTCGCCGACGTGTTCGCCGTGCGCGAGAGGGGCGCCGGCCGCCCCACCAAGCGCGACCGTCGCCAGATCGACCGCCTGCGCGGCCGCCGCGGTTGACCGACGCCCGGGTCAGTCGGCGCGGAACCAGAACTCGATCTCAGGTGGAAACTGCGGAATCCGACTCGCCATGACTGCATCATCCCAGACGGACGATGTCGGTCAGCGACGCGACCAGGCGGTCGTCGGCGCGTGACGCCTCCAGGTCGACCAGGCCGATCGCCCGCCAGTCGTCGTTGCCGTCCGGGTCGTGCAATGTCTGCTCGACGCGGCCGGTCGACAGATCGAAGGCGAACCGTGACGCGTGGCGGGCGTCGCCGCCGATGTCGATGTGCTCGTGTTCGGCCCAGTAGGGCTCCATCGCCGCCGCGACGTCGAGATCGGGATCGGTGACGGGTGGCCGGCGGCGCCGAGCGAGGTGCTCGACCCACCGGAACGCCTCGTTGCGGACCATCGTCCGGAACGCCCTGGCGTCGCTGGTGATCGTGACCGGTCCCTCGTCGCCGGTGGCGCCGGGACGCACCGCTGCACCAGCGTCGTCGTCGGGGTGCTGGAGCCGTTCCCACTCGTCGAGCAGGCTGGAGTCGACCTGGCGGACGAGCGCGCCCAACCAGTGGATGATCTCGTCGAGTTCCTCGCTGCCCGCCTCGGCGGGGACGTTCTGCATGAGCCCCTTGTAGACGTCGGAGATGTAGCGCAGCACGACGCCTTCGGAATTCTTGAGGCCGTAGTGGTCGATATACTCACCGAACGTCATCGCCCGCTCGAACAGGTCGCGAACCACCGATTTGGGTTTGACCGTGTCGCCGCCGACCCACGGGTGGTGACGTCGGAACTCGTTGAAGTCGCCGTAGATCCAGTCCTTCAACGGGCGGGGAGGTTCGACCTT encodes:
- the ppc gene encoding phosphoenolpyruvate carboxylase; amino-acid sequence: MTDDTTPTFDTGDDIRLIGRLIGDVLREQAGDDVFDLVEEVRRTAVRGRRAGENPIAALAARLDDADVNDQLHLIRAFGWLSLLANTAEDLHTERRRRFHRDSGSGSQEGSVEAGLDRMLADGVDAERIADELADLRVSPVITAHPTEVRRQTVLDHVDAVSTLLARRARAGDSPSELAEIDDRLRLEVLTLWQTAEVRLSKLRVRDEINEALRYYRSSIFATVTKLQTDVEELAEQRLGRTLSVPNAISMGSWIGGDRDGNPFVTADVLRLAVEMQAGVAFEHHLSTLHELSRELSMSARLITPTEALVELADASHDDSPFRADEPYRRALRGIHARLWAMASLVIDDVPGPLPHADLEPYASADAVSADLGIVIESLHSHGAGMLADQRVAPLRRALDTFGTHLCGLDMRQNSAVHEVVVDELFRVGGVTADYLSLDEAARIDVLTAELASPRPLTTPYANYSDITRSELAVVTEAASAHRRFGARSIPHYVISMAESVSDVLEVAVLLKEVGLIRIDGETGKLSSALDIVPLFETVADLRAADTTLVQMFEHERYGQIVESRNRWQEVMIGYSDSNKDGGYVTSQWELYRAQRALVAAAERCDTRLRLFHGRGGTVGRGGGPAYQAILAQPPGSVHGQLRITEQGEMVAAKYAQPASARRNLETLLSATLEASCLDADDLGPDHDRFVDATQELSDLAFNRYRALLDGPADFVRFFQAITPINEISSLNVGSRPAKRKNSNRIEDLRAIPWVFGWSQCRLNIPGWFGAGTAFESFATDDDRLALLHEMHDRWPFFRAMLNNMGMVLAKTDIEVGRKYADALVDDAELRDTVFGQIEAEHDLARTWHARLTGSDDPLVDNPALARSIRNRFPYLDPLHVMQIELLQRHRAGSDDDRVGRGIQLTLNTIATGLRNSG
- a CDS encoding cold-shock protein; the protein is MAIGTVKFFNDQKGFGFISRDDGDDVFVHFSNIEGTGRRTLLDGQQVEFEIAAGRKGPEAVGVKVV
- a CDS encoding phytanoyl-CoA dioxygenase family protein, encoding MGVLAPIRRLADRLTGGRRPPHLPDVAWFDQPDALEQIDARANRPDDRRVLQSWVRDGYAIVENVVPHDLIDHMVDDLDRLFVDDDLAPSAVLHDLVMPDGHRPNTDHRDLLALEPAERVAVRDRSSWRIHGFYQHSAAADAVRQHPELRRIASMILGVDSRANYSINFHNGSTQALHQDTAVFHLGVPNLICGAWIACEDIVEGSGPLVYYPGSHRRELFDGFGSYPMVNLRTADPTTSAAYNAHVATESAGFAEHTFLARKGDVLFWHGMLIHGGQAIRRPETTRRSYVVHFIPDGADVADRISGPTNW
- a CDS encoding TauD/TfdA family dioxygenase; the encoded protein is MSDTLIRPAEVSHHDIIEPRWWQGTPAVDPMAYQVDRTEFAMDASDLDPDGALARRMRDTFRDVGLVRLVNTGLTDHSDMRAFAQLVVDAEMPYEGGANPRDALEPNVFEIGAPLPAWLHYHHEMAYVGTSTKMVAFLCKRELPGRGATFVSDNLRVTDALLATEFGQKLARLGICYRRDLTDREAFNGRAPVGVYNHWQQSLGTDDPAEAERRARSKGLQTSWGPDRLLRTRYYVSAFEYFPQLDRNVLYSSVADHAMWFDTWPLVEQLPPDQRPLWMTFGDDTDFTIDELRQFVEVYDRFGSPIDWRVGDVGVICNYRFAHGRPSIVLGEHEERELGVLLGEPFQRVGHLGDKW
- a CDS encoding MFS transporter, with the protein product MARPTSPEPPAAPRPAPGIGLGRLVLPVYLPVIAGTIGVAVLVPVLPLYLKDSGLSLRTTSVVLAAVGLGAAVGSLPAGSLLARFGERRVLFVSLGALAASTALLGFTTAVVALVALRMAAGASNVALRLSRQTYIARRVLGEHRGRSMAMIGGSFRFSLLVGPLLGGWLVDTSGFATTFVVAGGFAALGVIPPLISGPRHLAPRTDVVAVPQFGVVDAMRTHWRLLLVAGVVPLLVMTAREGRFVVLPLISDDLGLSPTAVGAVIAVGTGADLLLFPVAGFVMDRFGRLAAMVPAFGTIAVGLLMLAAAGSTTSVVVAGAVIGIGNGLSSGTMLTLGSDLAPADATGPFLAGLAAMQDAGRVTGPLLVGVIGAGAGLGVASVALAAVLVGAVLWLVLVIGETGGVPAPAR
- a CDS encoding 2OG-Fe(II) oxygenase, which gives rise to MVTLLKSEYELGVPVADDPLVWVIDDFLSDIEREHIVELGSPNMSEAKVSRLGKNATSEKRTGSVGWVKHNQTPIIRGLVKRVGDLVGLPTTHAESLQVVHYGETQQYKPHFDAWDIDTPKGKEKTARGGNRLVTALMYLNEVPAGGATGFPKLDVEVEAVPGRLCLFHNLVPGTSDRHPHSLHGGLPVESGEKWACNLWFREHRYQKGPAAPVSSRTMPQPKRPPKRKKRR
- a CDS encoding enoyl-CoA hydratase-related protein, which translates into the protein MGDFIDTGSDDLLARVDGNVGIITFNRPERRNALSEGVYRGFDAALPVMADDPEVRVVLVTGAGGAFCAGGDVKGMHEANQTGTDRPGRPSGVEDQVAHLRKLQRAVSLALHQHPKPVVAALPGAAAGAGLSIALAADIRLAAERAILVTAFANVGASGDFGGSWLLTQLVGPAKAKELYFTSPRLTAREAADLGLVNQVLPDKGFDEAALEWCRNLARQAPIAQRLMKENLNRALHCDLATALDAEATNMVRSMSTADHREAAAAFVEKRSPNFTGR
- a CDS encoding VOC family protein; the encoded protein is MRMRLRQIAMVASDLAAAEDRIERELGLELCHRDPGVATFGLRNALYAVGDQFLEVVSPTQPGTTAGRLIDKRGGDSGYMVILEVDDLEPLRRRLDEHGVRVVFEAADVGIVGLHLHPADIGGAILSVDRADTWGEWQWAGPMWRDHVRDDAVDEIVAVEIEALEPTAMSERWSEVLGCEAIDGTIALPDGGEIRFVRAGDRGEGVCGVELRTDRADQVGTTTICNCRFEVVTGR
- a CDS encoding RNA-binding S4 domain-containing protein: MRLRRSRQGWQTGGIDTVRIDQWLHAVRLTKTRAEAAAACRGGHVDVNGKAVKPSATVQLGDRVEAYLHQRRRIVVVDRLLKKRVGAAVAVECYTDHSPPPPEREVADVFAVRERGAGRPTKRDRRQIDRLRGRRG